In the genome of Methanococcoides burtonii DSM 6242, the window CTTTATGAGAAAATGGAGTGGGCAGATGCCTGGATAATTGGCACCCCTGTCTATCAGGGTACGGTCAGTGGTCAGACTAAAACAATAATGGATAGGTGCCGTGCAGTTGTTGCCCGTGACCCGAAGGTCTTTATGAATAAGGTGGGTGCCGGTATGGCTGACGGCGGTGACCGTGTGGGCGGGCAGGAACCGGCTTTACAGGTTATACATAATTTTTATATCATCAGCGAAATGATCCCTGTGTCAGGTGGTTCATTTGGTTCTAATCTCGGAGGTACGTTCTGGTCACAGGATAAAGGTGCCGATGGCATTGAAGTGGATGATGAAGGTTTAAGAAGTATGCGA includes:
- a CDS encoding flavodoxin family protein, yielding MSDNAIKLLGISGSPRKKATDRMVREALKYAEEKYGVEIEYFSAKGKDLKFCIHCDHCVRTKQGCIHKDDIVELYEKMEWADAWIIGTPVYQGTVSGQTKTIMDRCRAVVARDPKVFMNKVGAGMADGGDRVGGQEPALQVIHNFYIISEMIPVSGGSFGSNLGGTFWSQDKGADGIEVDDEGLRSMRKTVRRLIQTAQMLKKIPSEDI